In one window of Eggerthella guodeyinii DNA:
- a CDS encoding precorrin-2 dehydrogenase/sirohydrochlorin ferrochelatase family protein, whose product MARTYPVSLVLKDKRAVVVGGGPVAARKVQGLLECEALVDVVAPEATPDLQKLVDGERCTWRVRPYETSDLDEADIVFAATDDEGVNRRVYDDATAARLMVNVADRPEVCTFFLPSVLRRGKLSVSVSTEGASPLSARRIREGLEERFGEAYAPYLELMASWRPRVSDALPPERHFAFWEQASDGRVLAALEAGDAAGAEAILESLLK is encoded by the coding sequence ATGGCGAGAACCTACCCTGTTTCCCTGGTCCTGAAAGACAAGCGCGCCGTGGTGGTGGGCGGCGGCCCGGTGGCCGCGCGCAAGGTGCAGGGCCTCTTGGAGTGCGAGGCGCTCGTGGACGTGGTGGCGCCCGAGGCGACGCCCGATCTGCAGAAGCTCGTCGACGGCGAGCGCTGCACATGGCGCGTGCGGCCCTACGAAACCTCCGACCTCGACGAGGCCGACATCGTGTTCGCGGCAACCGACGACGAGGGCGTCAACCGGCGCGTGTACGACGATGCCACGGCCGCGCGCCTCATGGTGAACGTGGCCGACCGTCCCGAGGTGTGCACGTTCTTCCTGCCGTCGGTGCTGCGCCGCGGCAAGCTGTCCGTCTCCGTGTCCACCGAGGGCGCGAGCCCCCTGTCGGCCCGCCGCATCCGCGAGGGCTTGGAGGAGCGGTTCGGTGAGGCGTACGCGCCGTACCTCGAGCTCATGGCCTCGTGGCGCCCCCGGGTGAGCGACGCCCTGCCACCCGAGCGCCACTTCGCGTTCTGGGAGCAGGCTTCCGACGGGCGCGTCTTGGCCGCCCTGGAGGCCGGCGACGCGGCCGGAGCCGAGGCGATCCTGGAATCCCTCCTCAAGTGA